In Vigna unguiculata cultivar IT97K-499-35 chromosome 3, ASM411807v1, whole genome shotgun sequence, a single genomic region encodes these proteins:
- the LOC114176186 gene encoding CASP-like protein ARALYDRAFT_485429: MLRACLGLNYHGRMEELPGAFGSSASLALRLGQTVFSTASLLFMCLDVDFYGYTAFCYLVTVMGLVIPWSITLLVVDAYSVFIKCLPLQRRLVMIVFLGDMILSYLSLAAACSTASVTDLLLDADRSYCPAKLCGRYQLSAAMAFLSWFLSSASCLFNFWLFPSL, encoded by the exons ATGTTACGGGCATGTTTGGGGTTGAATTACCATGGTAGAATGGAGGAGCTGCCAGGGGCGTTTGGAAGCAGCGCCAGTTTGGCTCTCCGATTGGGTCAAACAGTTTTTTCCACAGCTTCCCTTCTCTTCATGTGTTTGGATGTTGATTTCTACGGTTACACGGCTTTCTG CTATTTGGTAACAGTGATGGGTTTGGTAATTCCATGGAGCATAACACTGTTGGTTGTGGATGCATACTCTGTCTTCATAAAATGTTTACCCCTCCAGCGAAGACTCGTGATGATAGTATTTTTGGGGGACATG ATTTTGTCGTATCTGTCATTAGCTGCAGCATGTTCAACAGCCAGTGTCACAGATCTGCTGCTTGATGCCGATCGATCCTATTGCCCAGCAAAACTGTGCGGTAGATATCAACTATCTGCTGCTATGGCCTTCTTGTCCTGGTTTCTTTCATCAGCCTCTTGTCTGTTTAACTTCTGGCTTTTCCCTTCTTTGTAA
- the LOC114178790 gene encoding oxygen-evolving enhancer protein 1, chloroplastic — translation MAASLQAAATFMQPTKLGRTNTLQLKSPHSISKAFGLEPAGAKLSCSLQTDLKDLAQKCVDATKIAGFALATSALVVSGASAEGVPKRLTFDEIQSKTYLEVKGTGTANQCPTIDGGVDSFAFKAGKYNAKKLCLEPTSFTVKAEGVAKNAPLEFQNTKLMTRLTYTLDEIEGPFEVSPDGTVKFEEKDGIDYAAVTVQLPGGERVPFLFTIKQLVASGKPESFGGQFLVPSYRGSSFLDPKGRGASTGYDNAVALPAGGRGDEEELAKENNKSASSSTGKITLSVTKTKPETGEVIGVFESVQPSDTDLGAKAPKDVKIQGIWYAQLES, via the exons ATGGCAGCGTCACTACAAGCAGCAGCTACTTTCATGCAACCCACCAAGTTGGGCAGAACCAACACTTTGCAGCTAAAGTCCCCTCACTCCATTTCAAAGGCTTTTGGTTTGGAACCTGCTGGAGCTAAGCTTTCATGCTCCCTTCAGACTGATCTTAAGGACTTAGCTCAAAAGTGTGTTGACGCGACAAAAATTGCAGGATTCGCCCTTGCCACCTCTGCTCTTGTTGTCTCT GGGGCAAGTGCTGAAGGTGTTCCAAAGAGGCTAACCTTCGACGAAATCCAGAGCAAGACCTACCTGGAAGTGAAGGGGACAGGAACAGCAAATCAGTGTCCAACCATTGATGGTGGAGTGGACTCATTTGCCTTCAAGGCAGGCAAATACAACGCCAAGAAGTTATGCCTTGAGCCTACTTCATTCACAGTGAAGGCTGAGGGTGTGGCCAAGAACGCGCCACTAGAGTTCCAAAACACAAAGCTCATGACACGTTTGACCTACACTCTTGATGAGATCGAGGGACCCTTTGAGGTGTCTCCTGATGGCACAGTCAAGTTCGAGGAGAAAGATGGCATCGACTACGCCGCCGTGACGGTTCAGCTACCCGGTGGCGAACGTGTACCATTCCTCTTCACCATCAAGCAGTTGGTGGCGTCAGGGAAGCCAGAGAGCTTTGGGGGGCAGTTTCTGGTGCCATCGTACCGTGGAAGCTCTTTCTTGGACCCCAAGGGAAGAGGTGCTTCAACAGGTTATGACAATGCTGTTGCTTTGCCTGCTGGTGGAAGAGGAGATGAGGAGGAACTTGCGAAGGAAAACAACAAAAGTGCGTCGTCATCGACGGGGAAAATCACCTTGAGTGTGACCAAGACCAAGCCTGAGACTGGTGAGGTTATTGGTGTGTTCGAGAGTGTTCAGCCATCTGACACTGATTTGGGAGCAAAGGCCCCTAAGGATGTCAAGATCCAGGGCATCTGGTACGCTCAGCTTGAGTCATAG
- the LOC114175479 gene encoding cold-regulated 413 plasma membrane protein 2-like — translation MRKRLQEYVDLKSDNVVDNVIDSDLNELKLAAKKFIHYAALVGGKALGDSFFKWLASFAAIYLLILDSTNWRTNILTALLVPYIFFSFPESLFSFLRGNVGKWIAFVAVVLRLFFPRHFPDWLEIPGSMILILIAAPDIFAKKLRNNWIGLAIDLFIGCYLLQEHIRASGGFRNSFTQKHGISNTIGILLLIVYPICAFILH, via the exons ATGCGTAAAAGATTGCAAGAGTACGTGGATTTGAAAAGCGATAATGTAGTTGATAACGTAATCGATTCCGATCTAAATGAGCTGAAGCTTGCGGCCAAGAAGTTCATCCATTATGCAGCCCTGGTAGGGGGCAAAGCCCTTGGCGATTCTTTCTTTAAATGGCTCGCTTCCTTCGCTGCGAT tTATTTACTGATACTGGATAGTACAAACTGGAGGACGAATATATTGACGGCGTTATTAGTGCCTTACATATTCTTCAGCTTTCCCGAGTCACTGTTCTCCTTTTTAAG AGGTAATGTGGGAAAATGGATTGCATTCGTCGCAGTTGTGCTCAGGCTTTTCTTTCCTAGACATTTCCCTG ATTGGCTTGAAATTCCTGGCTCAATGATTCTTATTTTGATAGCAGCGCCCGACATATTTGCTAAGAAGTTGAGGAATAACTGGATTGGATTAGCGATTGATCTTTTCATTGGTTGTTACCTACTACAAGAACATATAAGGGCTTCTGGGGGATTCAGAAATTCTTTCACACAGAAACATGGAATATCAAATACTATAGGCATTCTCCTCCTCATAGTCTATCCTATTTGTGCATTCATTCTCCATTAA